The Glycine max cultivar Williams 82 chromosome 12, Glycine_max_v4.0, whole genome shotgun sequence genome window below encodes:
- the LOC102669181 gene encoding probable disease resistance protein At4g27220 — protein sequence MEDSVLSIRAKIVEYIVGPILHHAKYLCCFNNFAVNLPNAKRELELTLEQVKLRVREATIRIEKIEPTVEEWLEEVEKVLAEVQILEGRVLKVTKSSFIRQCRYFLAKEMVRKIGQMNQLKCNKLEPFSRSINLPDMKYYSSKDFVLSNSTESTYNKLLETLKDKNVSIIGLVGIEGSGRTTLANEVGKKAEKLKLFEKVVMTTVSQNLNIISIQEQIADKLGFKLEEESEESRAKTLSQSLREGTTLLILDDVWEKLNFEDVGIPLNENNKSCVILLTTQSREICTSMQCQSIIELNRLTNEESWILFKLYANITDDSADALKSVAKNIVDECEGFLISIVTLGSTLKKKSLGDWKSALKRLQDSKPLVITKGLKIPHVCLQLSYDNLTDELTKSLLLLCSIFPKDHEIDLEDLFRFGRGLGLTKTSETMEKSRREIEIAVNILKDSCLLLKVSNKERVKMHDMVRDVALLMASERGQAMLASTAMDLRMLVEDETLKDKRAISLWDLKNGQLPNDNQLNCPTLEILLLHSPKAGFEVSNLCLERLKVLKILSFLTCGYTWKLPQFSPSQYILSLPQSIESLKNLQTLCLRGYKLGDISILESLQALEILDLRGSYLEELPNGIVELKKLKLLDLYNCWIEKNNAYEVVGRLQLEELYFHLFSYKEDIPHNVSFSRLQRYVIVLDHRPYSFHLKTEIMEEHRPSRALYINGLNASTQRFISLPIMDLFLRAEYLHLKHLKGGYKNLIPSMDQQGMNQLIALVLEYSLDIEYLFDSTMITTKDVFLSKLVTLRLNGMHGLQEVFHDQFSLCSLENLQELIIENCAQLYSISFPRYSNLCSIKVLRIYNCPVLTSLFMPSIVKTLVLLEVLKISECHKLKYIIEEVKEGTINRQNHASMTLPKLSIIDIEGCERLKYILPVCFLGELVSLQRMSIRKCSELMYVFGNEKEHDLSAYQHQSTYHCLYPNLLNLDTFKLDSLPNLVDFWPDYYRPRLLNLKEGRCTECPGLSNSARKVVIYLNLRQDITATDKVGKVSSHRTQQDTTIGKTIRRLKGILDRAEMTSSTQESIAPSSSNNAYEDIARAQQQVAEAQRDASIARQETTVVSHLLEQMMEKLAVNEQIGLQKRAHEHVGLQRGTQQEPGAESKV from the exons ATGGAGGATAGTGTTCTTTCCATCAGAGCAAAGATTGTAGAATATATTGTGGGTCCAATTTTACACCATGCAAAATACTTGTGTTGTTTCAACAACTTTGCTGTGAATCTCCCAAATGCCAAAAGAGAATTGGAATTGACCCTAGAGCAAGTGAAATTACGAGTAAGAGAAGCCACTATTAGGattgaaaaaattgaaccaACTGTTGAAGAATGGCTAGAAGAAGTTGAGAAAGTTTTAGCAGAAGTGCAGATTCTCGAAGGAAGAGTTTTGAAAGTGACAAAGAGTAGTTTCATAAGGCAATGTCGATATTTTCTTGCAAAAGAAATGGTAAGAAAAATAGGACAAATGAATCAGCTCAAATGTAACAAGTTAGAGCCCTTTTCTAGGAGTATTAACCTTCCAGACATGAAGTACTATTCTTCCAAAGATTTTGTTCTTTCCAATTCAACAGAATCAACTTACAACAAGCTTTTGGAAACATTAAAGGATAAAAATGTTAGCATAATTGGACTAGTTGGAATAGAAGGCTCGGGAAGAACTACTTTGGCAAATGAGGTGGGTAAGAAAGCTGAGAAGTTAAAACTTTTTGAGAAGGTTGTCATGACAACAGTCTCTCAAAATCTCAATATCATAAGCATCCAAGAACAAATTGCTGATAAGTTGGGTTTCAAATTAGAGGAAGAATCTGAGGAAAGTAGAGCAAAAACATTATCACAGAGTTTAAGGGAGGGCACAACACTTCTAATCTTGGATGATGTATGGGAAAAGCTAAACTTTGAAGATGTAGGTATTCCTCTCAATGAAAACAACAAGAGTTGTGTAATACTCCTAACAACTCAAAGTAGAGAAATATGCACTTCTATGCAATGCCAAAGTATAATTGAGCTCAATCGTTTAACCAACGAGGAATCTTGGATTTTGTTCAAATTGTATGCCAACATAACTGATGACTCTGCAGATGCTTTGAAAAGTGTggcaaaaaatattgttgatgaatgcGAAGGATTCCTAATTTCAATTGTGACTTTGGGAAGCACACTGAAGAAGAAAAGTTTAGGAGATTGGAAGTCAGCATTGAAAAGACTACAAGATTCCAAACCATTGGTTATTACAAAAGGCCTAAAAATTCCTCATGTATGTCTTCAATTAAGTTATGATAACTTGACAGATGAGTTAACCAAGTCGTTGCTTTTGTTGTGTTCTATCTTTCCAAAGGACCATGAAATTGATTTGGAAGATTTATTTCGATTTGGAAGGGGACTGGGACTAACTAAGACTTCTGAAACAATGGAAAAATCAAGGAGGGAGATTGAAATAGCCGTTAACATCCTAAaggattcttgtttgttgtTGAAAGTTAGTAATAAAGAAAGGGTGAAAATGCATGACATGGTTCGTGATGTAGCCTTGTTGATGGCATCTGAAAGGGGTCAAGCAATGTTGGCAAGTACTGCAATGGATCTAAGAATGTTGGTAGAGGATGAAACACTAAAAGATAAGAGAGCAATATCCTTATGGGATTTGAAAAATGGTCAACTTCCTAATGATAATCAATTGAATTGTCCAACACTAGAAATTCTCTTGCTTCATTCTCCAAAGGCTGGCTTTGAAGTATCTAATTTGTGTCTTGAAAGGTTGAAAGTTCTTAAAATACTGTCATTCTTAACATGTGGCTATACGTGGAAGTTGCCTCAATTTAGTCCATCACAGTACATTTTATCATTGCCACAATCAATTGAGTCATTAAAAAATCTTCAAACTCTGTGCTTGAGAGGCTATAAGCTAGGTGACATCTCAATTTTGGAAAGTCTACAAGCACTCGAGATTCTTGACTTGCGTGGTTCTTATCTTGAAGAATTGCCTAATGGAATTGTAGAGTTGAAGAAATTGAAGCTTTTGGATTTGTACAATTGTTGGATTGAGAAAAATAATGCTTACGAGGTTGTAGGACGTTTGCAACTAGAGGAattgtattttcatttattctcGTATAAAGAAGACATTCCACATAATGTTTCTTTCTCAAGATTGCAGAGGTATGTTATTGTACTAGATCATAGACCATATTCCTTCCACCTAAAGACAGAAATTATGGAAGAGCATAGACCATCTAGAGCTTTGTACATAAATGGTTTGAATGCATCTACTCAAAGGTTTATATCATTACCAATCATGGATCTATTTTTAAGAGCAGAGTACCTTCATTTGAAGCATCTGAAGGGAGGTTACAAAAATCTTATCCCATCCATGGATCAACAAGGCATGAATCAGTTGATTGCCTTAGTCCTCGAATATTCTTTAGATATAGAATACCTCTTTGATAGTACTATGATTACCACcaaagatgtttttttgtccAAACTTGTTACTTTAAGGCTAAATGGCATGCATGGCCTTCAAGAAGTGTTTCATGACCAGTTTTCTCTATGCTCTCTGGAAAATTTACAAGAACTAATCATAGAAAATTGTGCACAATTGTACAGCATATCCTTTCCAAGGTACTCAAATCTATGCAGTATCAAGGTCTTAAGAATATACAATTGCCCAGTCCTAACTTCTCTCTTCATGCCATCCATTGTCAAAACTCTAGTGCTGCTGGAGGTTCTAAAAATATCTGAGTGCCATAAATTGAAGTACATAATAGAAGAAGTCAAAGAAGGGACTATTAACAGACAAAATCATGCATCTATGACGCTCCCAAAATTAAGTATCATTGATATTGAAGGATGTGAAAGGTTGAAATATATATTGCCTGTGTGTTTTCTGGGAGAGCTAGTTAGTTTGCAAAGGATGAGCATTCGAAAATGTAGCGAGTTGATGTATGTATTTGGAAATGAAAAGGAGCATGATCTTTCAGCGTACCAACACCAGAGTACATACCATTGCTTGTATCCAAATTTGCTTAATTTGGATACTTTCAAGTTGGATTCCTTACCAAATCTTGTTGACTTTTGGCCTGATTACTATCGTCCGCGTTTACTAAATTTGAAAGAGGGTCGATGCACTGAGTGTCCCGGACTGTCCAATTCAGCGCGTAAGGTGGTGATTTATTTAAACTTGCGCCAAGACATAACTGCAAcg gATAAGGTGGGTAAAGTCTCCTCTCATAGGACACAACAGGATACCACTATAGGCAAGACCATCAGACGTCTTAAGGGAATTTTAGATCGTGCTGAGATGACTTCATCGACTCAAGAATCAATTGCTCCTTCTTCATCCAACAATGCCTATGAGGATATAGCTAGAGCTCAACAACAAGTTGCAGAAGCTCAAAGGGATGCATCAATTGCTCGACAAGAAACTACTGTTGTAAGTCATCTGCTTGAGCAAATGATGGAAAAGTTGGCAGTAAATGAGCAGATAGGATTACAAAAGAGGGCCCATGAGCACGTGGGACTACAGAGGGGAACCCAGCAAGAGCCAGGTGCTGAGAGTAAGGTTTAA